aaagacaaaaaaattcattttgtgaaatgtaaaagacaaaaaaattcattttgtgaaatgtgagagactaTAGATCGAATTATATAAAttttgattgacaattttgcccttaaaaaatgatcacgtgcaaggcatgGGTGGATTTCGAACAAAATCTAATCAAAAATCTAGGTAGAGACCAAATTTGACTAAtgtaaatttgtaagggacgtaaaagtGCACTTTTAtaagtgagggatgaaaaaagtcattttacaaaatgtgatgGACGTTTTAAATAATTTTCCCTATAAAAAATTGTTAATATGCACTCAAAACAATACGACAACAAAAAATGCACTGCTTCACCTGtaacaaataaattttacctGTAATTAATAAGTTTCACCTGTCACCAAAAGATTATCTTATAGAATCATATTAAATATTTGACGATACATTTCATATCTTATTGAAAAATCAATCATTGTTTATCAACCATACATTGTCTAACTAAATCAATTCTCTCTCGATACATTCCTCAAAAAATCCAATTCCTTCCCCCAACTAATGAAGAGATCTTGGCGGAATTGCCACATATGATATTGAGAATAATTTTGCAAAGAAATAGCTCACTTGTTTCTTTAGAAGAGATGGAAAATATGCTCAATGTCACTTAATTGAATAGTTGGCCCAATCCCTTGTTGGAGGTAAGTGTGATGCGAAGATCAAAGCTGCGAAGATCAAAGCTGGTCATGGTGATCAAGGAGCCCACGGGAAGGCGCCGGGTGAGCCAATGGCTCGAGCACATGCTAAGAAACTAAGGAAGTCAATTGAAAAGTTGGGAGTCCAATCAGTCCATCGAAGCTTTGAAGGGGTCAAGTGTCCAACAAGTTTCATGACTTTCAtcgcaaaaccctaatttaagTTGGTGAAGCAGGATCTGGTTTACAAACCATAGCAAGGGTCGCGGATTGAAGGGACGAATCATGCTTAGTCCATGTTTGATAATCTagttcaacacttaaatttaatggattcagatattaacatattcaaaccgtttgataatcaaaaattaaacatttgaattaattaagtggcactgaattttctaaacaaaacttgctcccaaaattaagtgataacctattcacttatcactgaatgtgatatgcactcacatgtattagatttaatacttaataattcaataatttaatgaattcaaacttCAGATTTTATATTTCACACTttagttttcaaattttaattttatcaaacgcacccttagTCTTGTTGGGTTTTTTTGTCGTTTATCTTTAGCATTGTTTACACGTTTTGTTCGTTATTTAAAGGCTAAAACTCGGTCAGTTTAATGTTTAGATAGGTCATTAGTTGTTTAGTCCATTAGTGATAGGAATAAGTGACTAAATCCAAAAttcatttggattagtccatttaGTAGTTGAAGGGCTATAAATAGTAGCTTCTTTTCCATCATAGAGAGATGAATTCTACTAGCAAATAAATGCGTGAGTTTATTTCTCTTGGCAAAGAGAGATTTCTTGAATACTCGAGAGTTTAACTTGAAAGTATTTAATTTGATTTATCAATCAAGAATCGCACTTGGTTGTGGCATCTTCCACCGACACCTTTTGATtcactaaattattaaattgtggATTGAAATTATATCAAGAAGTTCATAATTCCGTGGTTTTAAAAGGGTCAAGTGTTCCGCAAATTTATTCAACTTGATTCATACGTCTAGACCTGACTTGTTAGTTCACATCAGTGGCCGTTGATTCTcttcgaaaaaaaaaactcaaaacaataCAAACAAAATCACTCATAAATAGTTTCAGCTAAAACTCTACtaaaatggatttttttttctagaagcTATGCAATCAAGTAGGTACTAAATCCTTTATAGTTTGAACACATCAAAATTGTTCTACAAGCAACAAGTTTACTGCATATAAAAAGTTAAATTCGATCTTAACATGAATCAACCATGATGGAATTATTTACCAATATTGGCCTACAGCTCCTTTCCTGGTTGATGACTATCCATACCATACATGCAAAATAATCAATGTTGTCGAATAAAGGCTGTTAATCAAATCTTTTGCTTTTTGAAGAGATGTAGAATAATAGAaggatttaaaaaaatgaaacaaaagaaggAGATCGAGTGGCTGCATTTAGAGATGGCAAATGGGCATGattggggtgggggggggggggggggggagggtggatttgttggatttgagatGGGATTGAGTTATATGGGTTTACACCCAATCCTATCCATATGTATTTTGAAACTAATTTGGGCTGGATCATTTTAAGATGAGTTTAGATTTATGTCATCCAATATCCAAATCTGTTTCCtatattctttttttatttagttcttccttacttttggattaaaaaatttgatgaaaGATTTGAAATTCACGCAAATTGCTTTGGTTGTTTAGATTATTTAAGAGACATTTGATTTTATAATTCATCAATTATTAAAATACATTTTAAACACTAAACTAATTTGTGATCTACAAATTCAAATACCTCCTAAAGAATTTAAACAATTAGAGGAagttaaaagaatttcaaatcTTTCATCAAATCCCTCAATCCAAATACAACCTTATTGTTTTTTATAtataacttttattatttttttggtcttattgtgaatttatatttttttgaactctttttttcctcaattcttcttttattatatatatatatatataatctttTATTTCCAATGTTGCTAAATTTTAGTTGCGGAAAAAACAAGTCCTATGAAAATGTAAAAAGAGACAAGTACTAATGATTACTATGCACATGATCagatttcttgaattcttgagtatTATGAGACAAAGAAACTAGTAAATAGTTACAACTTTATAATCAATCTAAATGAATATCACTATCAATTTAACTCAGACATGAAAACTTTGTGGAACATAACAAAAACACAAACATGTAATATTTTGGATGTCTCTCAAAATCATGCAACACTAATTTTCAAAAAGCATATTGTGAGTTTTTGATTAATACAACaggaaataacaaaaaaatatcttCAGATTTGTCTTTAACTTGATATAGATTGCATAAATGGCTAATGAGTATCGAAAGAATAGACAAATGGTGTTACACTCCAGTAGGAACCAAAATTCTTTATATAAAAACAGAGCACCAGACTCGTGCACATATACTTAAGTTGGAAtgattggcaaaaaaaaaaaaaaaaaagtaattgaagTATCTTTTTGACATAGTTGAATATCTTAGCAATAGCATCTGTAGAAAAAGTTCGTTATACAAGAATAAAGCAGCAAACTCATGCACATATACTTAAGTtggaatgatttgaaaaaaaaaaaaaactaattgaaGTATCTTTGGAGGCGTACTTTTGGCTTATAGATTGTTTGGACAGAAGTCTTTTGGATAAGAATTAATTTTTGGTGAGTTGTTTGAGTCCCAATGGTTATGTAAGTATTTTCCGAGAATTTTCATTAATTTATGGGTGTAAATGGGATTAGTCCCATATTAGGCCCAACCTTAAAATTAGTAAACCCATCCCACCCAAAATTCCTTTAGATATGAGTAATCTATTGGAACTTGATATAAATTGCTATCTCTaactgcattttttttaattttttaatctgTCCACCCCTCAATTATTTTTGAATCCGGAACTTGATAGGGGAAAAACTCTAAGAATCCTGCTCTTACCATTAGATTGACATCATTaggttaaaaaatatttttctcataACAATTTAAACACATTCAATTTTCTTTGTATACATGTGGATCATATAAAAAAAAGTACTATATTAAATAAACAATTATTTTCAAGTATCAATCCAACTGACAAACTCCATTAAGGGAcgatttctctttttctttcctggTAAAATGGCAAGGAATGTAGACCACCTGATTGTACATAATACATAAGTCGAAATGGATCGCAACATGCTCACTGGACACCACTATTATTTGAAAAAGGCATTACAGAACATATTTCGTTGCCTAATTTTGATATCCTTCGAAGTTCGACGAGTAATTACATTTAATGGGAGAAGCACAACTCCAAAGAGTAATTGCAATTATTGTGGCATTGTGATAGCAATACCACAAAACGGAATAGAGCAACTGTCAAAAGGTTTCAAATGCTTGGCTGTAGAATTTCGGAAGGGTTCAGGTACGACTCGGGATAAATTTATGAAGTTTGAAACCGCTATCCGAGCTCAATGAGAATTCAGTAAGCGTCAATACTTGAGATCCTAGGCAATCCTAGGCACAATTTAACTTAGGGACATTAGTCAAGTGGCCATGAAATCTCTAATTTTAACTCTCAAGACTTCCATTTTTCCCTCCCTCTTCTAAgacttcaaaattttccttgaaccaacaaaataaataaatacttcGGTAAAAACACATGAATCCACTTTTGGGATGGTTGTGGCCTGTGGGTAGCTACAGGTGATGAATACGAGTCACCTGGCTTTATAAACACGAAGAATTTAACTACAGCCAATTGAAAACAGAAGATAGGCAGGTGCACAAAGTACAAACCATAAATCAGGAATGTCAACATTCACGATTATCCGGATCCACAAAACCTCAAGGTTTTTCAGAATTAACCCCCGCAAATGAATGGAGCCACAGATACATAGCAAAATTCGCATACCAAGATATAACGTCAATTTCAATTACAATCTCACCATTGAGGCAAGTAGACCGTGAAGAGCATTTGAAGCATTCTATCTAAATCAGCAGTCAAAACAACTGAATTAATATGACAATTGTTCATGTAAACAAGCAGTCAATACAACTGAATTCCCATTACAACTTGCTCAACAAATTTAGAGCCAGCTAAAACAATAGGAGACACATGACGTGGATCGGTTTTGATCCCTTCCAGCTATCTAAATTTTAAGGAACTGATCCTTCGCTGTGTATTTAAATCTATACATGTTTAGTCTCAACTTTGTTAGAATAATGAATATAGTTGGACCTCTGaacttgattccaaatttgcTCAGCCTTCTCCGTGTTTCGTCACCATGTATGGTTCCCTTTTAGATGCTTATCATTCTCCATGCTTCGTGACCATGTCTGGTTACATATTAGATGCTTAGGCTGAGCAGCAATGCAAATTCCCTTTTCACTAGGCTCTCTCTCCTAAGCCTGCACATTGGTCTTGGCTTGATGAACCTCAGCTGGAATTATGGCTATGTTTTCAGCTTGACTAGAAATCTCCTCACTCCGAACTTCACACAAAATCTGGGAATCATTCTCTCGAAATGCAGAGCATTTGTCTTTTTGACTCGGATTTTCTTCAGCCCATGTGCTGCTTTGAGGCAGAAAAATGTCATCTGAAATTATGTCAATCCGAGTAGGCCTGTCTTCCTTTTGCACTTCACTAGCTCCCAGAAGAAGCTCATCTGGAGTCGCAGCAGGATCAAGATCCCAGCAGCCATCAGGCAAGTTAAGGGAATCTCCTTTCAGTAAACAAGATGGCACTTGGTGCGAAAACCGTAACATCTCCCTTCGAGGAATCCACCTAATGGCATCCTTGCTTGTATTTTTTTGGTACACAGTCTTGAATCCACCCAGCTTAATTAAAGGAGTCACACAGACACCAAGGTCTTCAGAATAGTCATCGAGCACCTCTACCATCTCATACTGATGTCTTACTTCaggtggagttgttttgttcCAATCAGGCGACCAATTACGATAAACAGCCCAAATATCTCCACTTCTAGGGTAGATTCTAATGCAACCTCCTCTACCTGCCTTCTCCTTGCTCAGCAGATGGGAAAAAATGTTAACTTGCTCAACAACTTCAGCATTATATGCCCTAAAATTTCCACAAGATTTTGTAAACCCAGAATCCAACCAATTTACAGGCCCAAATTCACTATCAGTTTTTGAGCTCAGGTAACTGATGTGAATCTTAAAAGGCTTAACAGAGATAATCTGGCGGATTAGACAATATAAACGTGGCATAccatcttcttcatcatataGAGCCCATATCTGCTTTGGCTTAAAGCATTCTTCAGCTCTGTCCTTGTCGAAGTCATGGAAGTCTGAATCAGGAACAGTTATTGACAGTGAACCAGCCTTCTTCGGTTCTGATTGATGACCCAAACCCAAACCTACTCGTTTAGGTGCCTCACTAAATTTATCTGCTTCAGCctctgcttttttctttttctcagcCTGTGCAGCAGCAGCCGCTGCTGAAGCCAACTTAATTTCCTCCAGTTTCTGACGGATTACTGTTCTAGCCTTGTCAATTAACAATTGTCGTGCATCAAATGCAGGAGCTGCCGAACAACGTCTTAATGAGGTATCAGATGGAGTTGAAGGCTTAgcattaattttcaaacttccaTTTGCATTGGCCAGTCTCTCTTCTGCAACACTTTTCGCAGAATCTGAGATGCCACTGGCACAATTGCCTCCCGAATCAAACTTTCTCTTCTTGTATGGTCTAGTAACCTTGGGTGCAGGTTGTTCAGCATAAACTGTACAACTATTCAAAGAAACATCACCTGTAGCATTCCTCATACGATGTCGCCCATTAGCTTTTCCTCTGTTTACCTTTCCATTTACCTGATGGGATGCTTCGGTAACAGCAGACAATCCATTAGCATCTGAAACTCCAGCAGAATGTCCAGTAAAGGAAGTCCACTGGAATGAAACATTAGAGACATACTCCCCCGGCCCATGTCCAGAATGATGTCCTGAGATCCCATTGCCCGAACAATATGCAGAAGCTGTTGGCATGTATGTAACCCCACATCCATGACTTGCATATCCGTTTTCAGGGACAAATGACCAGGGACAATATGGAAAAGAACCATTAACTGGAGCTACTCCTGTTTCAACAGCAACAAAAACACCTCGGCAGTTCTTACAGGAAAGTTTCTTGTTCACATATTTCCGGAGATATTCATACTGAACATGACAGGAGGTGCAGACAGTCCAAAATGTATCAAGTCTCTGATGAGAACCTGAAGACTTGGAATAATTGTCAAAACCACTTACCCCAGCAGAATGTGCAGCAAAGTAGTTTCTCCGGTGATCATAAGAGTTCCTTTTAGCACTATCAGACAAAACCGTCCATGCTTCAGAAACAAGCTTGAAAGCTCCATCAGCACCCACAGTTTTGTTCTTATCAGGGTGAAGCAACACAGCCATCTTTCTATATTGTTTCTTCAACTTAGCCTTGTCTGCAGATGGATTCAATCCAAGAATAGCATAAAAATCAAACTCCCCATTAATTTTCACCTCTGAAGCAGTATAAACTCCAAATGTCGCTACCATTTGCGCTATACCCTCTAACTCAGGGCAGAGCATTTGAGCCTTCAAAGCACAATTTCTCGCACCTGCAAAGTCCCTCTCCACAAATCGCTTCTCGGCATATGCTTTCACTGTAAGCGCTTCGTCTATGTTTGACTCCATATGAACGTCAGAGGATCCAAACAACAACTATCCTGAAGATTCTATAACAGGATCATTGTTCCTCAACAATTATATTCCGGCTTCAGCAGCACCTCTACAGGAATATGATGGATGTATAAACAATACAGTGTTTCTAATCACTTCAGCAACTAACAATTAAATCCAAATTCGAAAAAATAGACAATTCAAAAGAATTCAATCCAAACTCCAAAACCCACCCTTTTGTCTACACCAGTAAACATGAATTCAATTAACAAATAGACCTTACCAATTTCCCATTACAGTGTCAAAAATAACTCGGAAAACATAATTAAGTGAACCTTTGTATTTCCTTATTTTTAATTAATAAATACggttaaaaaaaaacataatcCAGGTAATTTACAGACTAGTTCTTAGGATATCCTGAATCAGCCAATTTCAGCTTCCCAAAGTAGCTCATTTCAATCAAAAGATTTCAACTTTGTTTTAAGTCTgaagtcaaaattcaaaattcaaaattcaaaaaataaaataaaatttgaattacTGCTCCTTAATCACTGAGAATAAACCAAAATTCTTCAAGAAGCAACAAGATCGAAACTAAATCCTACACaaaaaatagaagaaactttccaaCAATCAGATACCATTTCTTCACATATTAAGCTGAAGTGGggctttaaaaaaaagaaaaaagtaaagaaaaaaagatgagCACTATCAAAGATCATAGAGTTGTACTGAACTTACTGAGATTTGATTTGCAGCGAGAACTGAAGCAGACCCAGATGAGCAAAAGCTATTTTGATCCTCAAATTTGCTTCAGATCTTGACCAAATCTAGGAATCCTTAAAGGGTACATCTATAAAGCAACCCcacataaaatatatatattaaaaaaaggtaaacggaaaaaaaaaagaaagagctaaaagaaaagtaaatatTCAAAGAGGGGCTCATGTACAATTTTACTGAAATTTTGGGGGCCCAAGATTCCGGCAGCTAGCAGCGGCGAAGGGTGGATAAATCCCGCCTTCAAAAACGCCGACCAGAAAAATGTAACTGTTGCTAGTATATAGTAGTTAAACAGAACCTACACACGTAGATACAATTAGAAGCAAATATTAGCTAAATAATAATGTGTGTGATTAGAGTTGTATTTCTCTACTTATTTATTTTGACATATTTCAATTTTAACACATACTTTTTAGAGGACTCAATATTAAAACATACTAGTAGTTATTTTGGCGCATTTCGCAcgggattttttttcccttgtgaATAGTTGTGAACCTTTTGTAAGGCATAAAAAATCCAAGAATGAAATGTCAAcaatatttttatatgtttattcaAAAGATATGTTGTAGCCTAAATGTTCAACTACcacattaattttaaaaatttttatatttgaaatttattatgatcccttgtgaaatttattatgaaattttttatatttgaaattttttttccttgtgaaTAGTTGTGAACCTTTGTAAGGCATAAAAAATCCAAGAATGAAATGTCAacaatatttttatatttttattcaaaaGATATGTTGTAGCTTAAAGGTTCAACTACCacattaatttaaaaaattttttatatttgaaatttattatgATCGAtaatatttgtcaaataaatcaagaaataaataacaacaatatattttaaatatgcTTTCTAGAAAAATATTGTATTCTAAATGTACTACCACCTTACTAATTTTAAAAAGCTTTTTACACCTAAAATTTAATATAAAGTAATAATATTCATCAAATACTGAAATACATACAAAATGTTAATAGCAATTCTTTGAGATAGTTTGATGCAAACTTGACCTCTCAAGTTGATCCAATGAAGATTCAAGTTTCAAGCATCACTTTTGGCTGAGTTTAGGTTTCATCAAGTTTCATAGTGTTAGTTTAgtagttttcttttgaaaccaCCAATCAAACCTGGCGGGAGGGGATGGTTACCcactttattaaaaaaataaccaaGACGACAAAAAGAGTCGTGTTATTATTACTCAAGAGTTAAACACAGAATTCTCAAGTATCTCATATGATTGATGTTCTTGAAAGAAGACTTGAAAATCTCAAGTATGAATTACCttcaaattcatcttccttagctaattttgttttcaataaagaaaaagaaatttgtcgGGGAACATGTGTACAACATGCAGAATTTTTCTCATCAACACGGATAAGAAGAGCATCTTCACCACCAGGAATTGCAAGATCTAAGGCATGATTTTGCACTCGATAAACCATTTGGTAGTGTAGGGTTGCTGCAATTGCATCTGTAACTTGATCTGCACTGACAATCTGTACCTGTACCTTTAAGGCATCTAACAGGTGAGGATCTTCTAAAGACATATTAAAATTGGGGAAAAGGGTCACAAAAACAGTTCCAGCATTAAGAGTTGTTTCAACAGTTGCAATACAAGCATGCTGGTATTTTGTTGAAGATTGTCTTATGCTTATAAATATGTACCAAGATGAACTGCAAAATTATTCTGAGTTTTTGCATCATATGTCTTATTCTATAGTTAGTAGACAAGTTAGAATGAATATATTCAAGCTTCTAAGGTAGATCAACATCCAATCCTTGCCACTAAGAAGGAACAGTTTATCACTTTACATATTCCCAATGATTTCCTTCTCAATGGAAAGAACAAGGATTTTCTCATATTCATTTTGGAGCAATTAGGATATCTCTATCTTTTCATGGGAGAAAAGATGGTCAGCATGGTTTTCTCAATATTCCTTTGATGTTAAACACattaagggaaagaaaaatattGTTGCTGATTTTTTCTCAGGAAAAGAACCTATCCAAGACCCTCCTTTGAAACTAGATCCTTGGGTAATTTCATCATGTCTGATGTTTACATCCATACAATCAGAACCTCCGGATATCCATGAAATTCCGTACCCATGGcaaaaagaaaacattgaaaGAATCTGAAACAATTATGACCTAGAACTTTTTAGTTCATATGGTGGTTCAATTTTAAGTCCTTTCGGTACAAACCTTGATTACCCATTTTGCCAAATCTTCATAGCCAATCCAACTGAATTTCCAAAACAATTATTATGGTATTTTTGGTGCttattgtgaggactcgcaaatttcttgtattttcctcaaaaatacccttttatttgaaaattattatttatcaaagcccactacccaattatttcacaataagtgtaagtaaacctagaaaatagggttttacgcttcggtttcaagtttggagcaaaattagggttttcgcgattttccgccggatgaattttcggtacagagtaaggattaaatttggtgattaaaaagtgacttttaagtgagaaataatatgtgattagaagcaatgaatAAAAGTTagtgaaaagaaattaaaaaccctagtatgtgtgtttttaagaaaaacggtgcgaaccggcgggtcccgcgcactaccgattgaacgcaccacttgaccaccattttcttaccatacaagttgatcactaattgagcaaaatatcttccccctcatggctatctcttgaccgaaatttgtggactaaaatagcaaggaagaaagagaaatttttgtggttgtaattaagccaagtgttggcaaaacttgtggcttagattaATCCTAGTCTTCTTGCCtttttaatcaccatagagcagccattcttcttcatttttttccttgagcttggccgagagagaCAAGAGGGAAGAACACCAAAGAAAAACAattccatcttcttgatttgcttcaacccaagtaacaaattcaaatccaaaccgattaaagagtagCTTGTGAGTTAGGAAGCTTgggaaaccaagaaatttcaaagggagtgaactaacactcatccaagccttgcttttgaggtataaacaTCTAGCCATGATTCTTGTTGCttaaatcttgctttaagatgtttcTTTAGCTTAAGTTGTggcttaatttcatgattttgcatgtgggtgtgatgaattggGGATGAATaagtaagttagggtttcatagtaTTCTGCCTAaatttgatgtatgatgcatatatgttgCGAATAAGGTTATTAgagaggctttggtagtgattagaccaagaaaagTGGGAAAGTTCCATTAAATAcca
The DNA window shown above is from Coffea arabica cultivar ET-39 chromosome 5e, Coffea Arabica ET-39 HiFi, whole genome shotgun sequence and carries:
- the LOC113688190 gene encoding uncharacterized protein produces the protein MESNIDEALTVKAYAEKRFVERDFAGARNCALKAQMLCPELEGIAQMVATFGVYTASEVKINGEFDFYAILGLNPSADKAKLKKQYRKMAVLLHPDKNKTVGADGAFKLVSEAWTVLSDSAKRNSYDHRRNYFAAHSAGVSGFDNYSKSSGSHQRLDTFWTVCTSCHVQYEYLRKYVNKKLSCKNCRGVFVAVETGVAPVNGSFPYCPWSFVPENGYASHGCGVTYMPTASAYCSGNGISGHHSGHGPGEYVSNVSFQWTSFTGHSAGVSDANGLSAVTEASHQVNGKVNRGKANGRHRMRNATGDVSLNSCTVYAEQPAPKVTRPYKKRKFDSGGNCASGISDSAKSVAEERLANANGSLKINAKPSTPSDTSLRRCSAAPAFDARQLLIDKARTVIRQKLEEIKLASAAAAAAQAEKKKKAEAEADKFSEAPKRVGLGLGHQSEPKKAGSLSITVPDSDFHDFDKDRAEECFKPKQIWALYDEEDGMPRLYCLIRQIISVKPFKIHISYLSSKTDSEFGPVNWLDSGFTKSCGNFRAYNAEVVEQVNIFSHLLSKEKAGRGGCIRIYPRSGDIWAVYRNWSPDWNKTTPPEVRHQYEMVEVLDDYSEDLGVCVTPLIKLGGFKTVYQKNTSKDAIRWIPRREMLRFSHQVPSCLLKGDSLNLPDGCWDLDPAATPDELLLGASEVQKEDRPTRIDIISDDIFLPQSSTWAEENPSQKDKCSAFRENDSQILCEVRSEEISSQAENIAIIPAEVHQAKTNVQA